A DNA window from Hevea brasiliensis isolate MT/VB/25A 57/8 chromosome 2, ASM3005281v1, whole genome shotgun sequence contains the following coding sequences:
- the LOC110638538 gene encoding probable glycerol-3-phosphate acyltransferase 3: protein MFTNASFFKIIFFFFFRILFRQFHNPKALHRSFSSLYSSQSKYQRYPSLAHRSDLSNKPLIFNVEGTLLKSSSLFPYFMLVAFEAGSILRAFFLFLLYPFICLVGGDMGLKIMVMVCFFGIKKESFRVGRAVLPKFFLEDVGLEAFEVLKRGGTKVAVSDFPQVMIESFLRDYLEIDCVVGRELKSVCGYFVGLMEQKKKDILPLEKILGVGEEKTINQDVIGISCFNRSIDHHLFSHCKEIYLVRKADKRSWQYLPRDKCPNPLIFHDGRLALRPTPLATLALFMWLPFSFILVPIRLVAALTLPYSISIPLLTFSGFRCTISKPKTSGYSPPTPKENKPKKGLLYVCNHRTLLDPLYLSFSLKKDLTAVTYSLSRMSEILSPIRTVRLTRNRDEDGKMMEKLLSQGDLVVCPEGTTCREPYLLRFSPLFSEMSDEIVPVALDAHVSMFYGTTAGGLKCLDPLFFLMNPLPSYTIQLLEGVPGLSKSNNCEKSKFDVANYVQREIGKVLGFECTKLTRRDKYEILAGNDGLTSSSPSCPAIKHS from the exons atgTTTACTAACGCGTCCTTCTTCAAAattatctttttcttcttctttcgcatCCTCTTTAGACAATTTCATAATCCAAAAGCTCTCCATAGGAGTTTTAGCAGTCTCTACTCATCTCAGAGCAAATATCAAAGGTATCCTTCTCTTGCTCATAGGTCTGACCTATCAAACAAACCTTTGATTTTTAACGTGGAAGGTACTCTCTTGAAATCCTCTTCTTTGTTTCCTTACTTTATGCTTGTGGCCTTTGAGGCTGGAAGCATTTTAAGggctttttttctctttcttttgtaCCCATTTATTTGTTTGGTCGGTGGCGATATGGGCTTGAAGATAATGGTCATGGTCTGCTTCTTTGGAATCAAGAAAGAAAGCTTTAGAGTTGGAAGAGCTGTTTTGCCCAAGTTCTTCTTGGAGGATGTTGGGTTAGAGGCATTTGAAGTGTTGAAAAGAGGTGGGACAAAGGTGGCAGTAAGCGACTTCCCTCAAGTAATGATTGAGAGTTTCCTAAGAGATTATTTAGAGATTGACTGTGTTGTTGGAAGAGAGCTGAAATCGGTTTGTGGGTATTTTGTGGGACTCATGGAACAGAAAAAGAAAGACATCCTACCTCTAGAGAAGATACTTGGAGTTGGAGAGGAGAAGACGATTAATCAAGAtgttattggcattagttgctttAACAGATCTATTGATCACCACCTATTCTCTCATTGCAAG GAGATTTACCTGGTCAGAAAAGCAGACAAGAGGAGCTGGCAATATCTACCCAGAGACAAGTGCCCCAACCCACTTATCTTCCACGATGGTCGACTGGCTCTAAGACCAACCCCACTAGCTACCTTGGCATTGTTCATGTGGCTTCCTttcagttttatccttgtcccaATCAGACTAGTTGCTGCCTTAACTCTCCCCTACAGTATATCCATCCCCTTGTTAACTTTCAGTGGATTTCGTTGCACAATATCAAAACCCAAAACTTCTGGTTATTCCCCTCCAACCCCAAAGGAGAATAAGCCCAAAAAAGGCCTCCTTTATGTTTGTAACCACAGAACATTACTAGATCCTCTGTACCTTTCTTTCTCGTTGAAGAAAGATTTAACTGCAGTCACATACAGTCTCAGCAGGATGTCGGAGATATTATCGCCAATCAGAACCGTCCGATTAACACGTAACCGTGATGAAGATGGGAAGATGATGGAGAAGCTATTAAGTCAAGGTGATCTTGTGGTATGCCCAGAAGGGACAACATGCAGGGAGCCATACCTGTTGAGGTTTAGCCCTTTATTTTCAGAGATGAGTGATGAAATAGTTCCTGTTGCTTTGGACGCCCACGTGAGCATGTTTTATGGCACAACAGCAGGTGGGCTAAAGTGCCTAGACCCACTATTCTTTCTCATGAACCCTCTGCCCAGTTACACCATCCAGTTACTTGAGGGTGTGCCTGGGCTCTCTAAGAGTAATAATTGTGAGAAATCAAAGTTTGATGTTGCCAATTATGTGCAACGTGAGATTGGCAAAGTGCTGGGCTTCGAGTGTACCAAGCTTACTAGAAGAGACAAATACGAGATCTTGGCGGGGAATGATGGCttaacttcttcttctccttcttgtcCCGCTATCAAGCACTCCTAA